In a single window of the Thermodesulfobacteriota bacterium genome:
- a CDS encoding WG repeat-containing protein: MIDQDSVNLFPVEIDGKWGYIDRRGRKIISPKYEGALRFSDGRALVKSDGKWGYISRREVFAVKPEFIEAHEFSEGLAHVKIGDNYGYISKSGDFVIEPRFDAASYFSEDLAGVKINGWWGYIDKNGYMVIPPNFGEAYSFSAGLALVVIDGKGGYIDRSGSITIGPIYDWAEGFSEGLACVKWDGKYVYIDQTGKVIIDPSVDEAKHFSEEFAAITKGGKQGFIDKSGKIVIEPVYQKAGDFSEGLASVLVDGKWGYIDKTGQIEIEPQFKTAIKFDGGLALVEIDDKNWGYIDRKGIFVWKSKK, from the coding sequence ATGATAGATCAAGATTCTGTTAATCTCTTTCCTGTTGAGATTGATGGAAAATGGGGATATATAGATAGAAGGGGAAGAAAAATAATTAGTCCAAAATATGAAGGGGCACTTAGGTTTTCAGACGGAAGGGCGCTAGTGAAGTCAGACGGAAAGTGGGGTTACATAAGTCGTCGGGAGGTGTTTGCCGTTAAACCGGAGTTTATTGAGGCACACGAGTTTTCTGAAGGGCTTGCCCATGTAAAGATAGGGGATAACTATGGATATATAAGTAAGTCAGGAGATTTCGTCATCGAACCGAGGTTTGACGCCGCTTCTTACTTTTCTGAAGATTTGGCAGGTGTTAAGATCAATGGCTGGTGGGGATATATTGATAAGAATGGCTATATGGTAATACCTCCTAATTTCGGTGAGGCTTACAGCTTTTCTGCCGGATTGGCCTTGGTTGTGATAGACGGGAAAGGTGGATACATCGATAGGAGTGGTAGTATTACGATAGGTCCAATATACGATTGGGCAGAGGGGTTTTCGGAGGGCCTTGCCTGCGTCAAATGGGATGGGAAATACGTCTATATTGATCAAACGGGCAAGGTGATAATCGATCCGAGTGTCGATGAAGCAAAGCATTTCTCGGAAGAATTTGCTGCTATCACAAAGGGAGGTAAGCAGGGATTTATTGACAAGAGCGGCAAAATAGTCATAGAGCCCGTTTACCAGAAGGCGGGCGATTTTTCGGAAGGTCTAGCTTCGGTGCTAGTTGACGGGAAATGGGGGTATATTGACAAAACAGGACAAATTGAAATCGAGCCGCAGTTCAAAACAGCAATAAAATTTGACGGTGGGTTAGCCTTGGTAGAAATTGATGATAAAAATTGGGGGTATATCGATAGAAAGGGGATCTTTGTTTGGAAATCGAAAAAATGA